In Balearica regulorum gibbericeps isolate bBalReg1 chromosome 14, bBalReg1.pri, whole genome shotgun sequence, one genomic interval encodes:
- the PRR7 gene encoding proline-rich protein 7, whose protein sequence is MVMSQGTYTFLTCFAGFWLIWGLIVLLCCFCSYLRRRVKRQQEERLREQSLRALELEPLHYEGYGGSPPGIAIPHRLRLEPHHHHPHHIPPPRPWSCRHESDLSKPPCYEEALLMAEPPPPYSEVLMDTRGLYRKINAPFLSHERLEKQEQPPSYKPLFLDAGYGSALHLPRSASPGPACPDLYLQAECSPRMFPSWTDSELSSRDTYEPGPWHLPVSMPLFGRTTAV, encoded by the exons ATGGTGATGTCCCAGGGCACCTACACCTTCCTCACTTGCTTCGCGGGCTTCTGGCTCATCTGGGGGCTCAtcgtgctgctgtgctgcttctgcagctacCTGCGGCGGCGGGTGAAGCGGCAGCAGGAGGAGCGGCTGCGGGAGCAGAGCTTGCGCGCGCTGGAGCTGGAGCCGCTGCACTACGAGGGTTATGGGGGCAGTCCCCCTGGCATCGCCATTCCCCACCGCCTCCGCCTTGAGCCCCACCATCATCACCCCCACCACATcccacccccccggccctgGAGCTGCCGGCACG AGTCTGACCTGTCGAAGCCGCCATGCTATGAGGAGGCGCTGCTGATGGCGGAGCCCCCTCCGCCGTACAGCGAGGTGCTGATGGACACGCGGGGGCTGTACCGCAAAATCAACGCCCCCTTCCTGAGCCACGAGCGGCTGGagaagcaggagcagccccccaGCTACAAACCCCTTTTCCTGGATGCCGGCTACGGTTCGGCGCTGCACCTGCCCCGCTCGgccagccccggccctgcctgcccgGACCTCTACCTGCAGGCAGAGTGCTCCCCCCGCATGTTTCCCAGCTGGACGGACTCGGAGCTCAGCAGCAGGGACACCTATGAGCCAGGACCCTGGCACCTCCCGGTCTCCATGCCCCTCTTCGGCAGGACTACCGCTGTCTAA